One genomic region from Salvia hispanica cultivar TCC Black 2014 chromosome 2, UniMelb_Shisp_WGS_1.0, whole genome shotgun sequence encodes:
- the LOC125205538 gene encoding purine-uracil permease NCS1-like: MVSTILSFNLHLHPHHQSHLFSNPKTNYLLKKSAIFTTNLTRKFSLLPKKCYPDPSMISSSSSSNQSQLISQFGDVEPDPTLINDDLKPTPPAHRTLSGLDMASLWVGLVVGVPSYYLAGSLVDLGMAWWQGIATVVAANVILLFPLVLTGHPGTKYGISFPVLARSSFGIRGAHIPTLLRALVGCGWYGIESWIGGEAILLLLPESVKASSLALPVNWLGTSPLAFSCFIVFWLLQLGTFWNGIEGIQQIEKYAAPVLSLLTLSLLMWSYVRAGGFGHMLSLSSKLSSSEFWALFFPSLTANISFWATLALNIPDFTRYAKSQHDQIIGQAGLPLFMGAFTFVGLAVTSSTTVIFGEVISSPIQLLGRIGGIWTKILAILGISLAIITTNVAANVVAPANALVNLSPSVFTFRRGALLTALLGIAFQPWRLLQSSESFVYTWLVGYSAFLGPIAGVILVDYYLIKGAELSVGDLYTMSPKGAYYYFGGFNVAAIGALVVGVLPVVPGFLNKLGMLRSVPQPFVLIYNNAWFISFFLAAFVYWLLIKLTAASFSHISVYNCHTK; this comes from the coding sequence ATGGTGTCCACAATTTTGAGCTTCAATCTCCATCTCCACCCCCACCACCAAAGCCACCTCTTCTCAAACCCCAAAACCAACTACCTCTTGAAGAAATCAGCAATATTCACAACCAACTTAACTAGAAAATTCTCCCTCCTCCCCAAAAAATGCTACCCCGATCCCTCAATgatatcatcatcatcatcatcaaatcaATCTCAATTAATCTCCCAGTTTGGAGATGTTGAGCCGGACCCCACCCTCATAAACGATGACCTAAAGCCGACGCCCCCGGCCCACCGGACTCTCTCTGGGCTGGATATGGCCAGCCTGTGGGTAGGGCTGGTGGTGGGGGTGCCATCATATTACCTAGCCGGCAGCCTAGTCGACCTGGGCATGGCCTGGTGGCAGGGCATCGCCACCGTGGTGGCTGCCAACGTAATCCTCCTATTCCCACTCGTCCTAACCGGCCACCCGGGCACCAAATACGGAATCTCCTTCCCAGTCCTAGCCAGATCCTCCTTCGGAATCCGCGGCGCTCATATCCCCACTCTCTTGCGAGCCCTGGTCGGGTGCGGCTGGTACGGGATTGAGTCATGGATCGGCGGTGAAGCaatcctcctcctccttccaGAAAGCGTGAAAGCGTCATCCCTTGCATTGCCAGTAAACTGGCTTGGCACTTCACCCCTGGCGTTCAGTTGCTTCATCGTGTTCTGGCTGCTGCAGCTCGGAACATTCTGGAACGGGATCGAAGGGATACAACAGATTGAGAAATACGCAGCTCCGGTTCTGAGCCTGCTCACTCTCTCCCTCCTCATGTGGTCGTATGTTCGAGCTGGCGGCTTCGGCCACATGCTCTCCCTCTCATCAAAGCTTTCGAGCTCCGAATTCTGGGCTCTGTTCTTCCCTTCACTGACAGCAAACATCAGTTTCTGGGCTACTCTAGCGCTAAACATCCCTGACTTCACTCGCTACGCCAAGAGCCAGCATGATCAAATCATAGGCCAAGCCGGTCTCCCCTTGTTCATGGGAGCATTCACATTTGTGGGGCTGGCAGTGACTTCCTCCACCACAGTCATATTCGGTGAAGTCATTTCCAGCCCAATCCAGCTTCTGGGGAGAATAGGTGGGATTTGGACCAAGATCTTAGCTATATTAGGCATAAGCCTGGCCATCATCACCACCAACGTGGCAGCCAACGTGGTCGCCCCAGCGAACGCGCTCGTCAATCTGAGCCCTTCCGTCTTCACGTTCCGGAGGGGGGCCCTGCTGACGGCGCTGCTGGGGATTGCCTTCCAGCCTTGGAGGCTGCTGCAGTCCAGTGAGAGCTTCGTGTACACGTGGCTGGTGGGGTACTCGGCGTTTCTGGGGCCCATCGCTGGGGTGATTCTGGtggattattatttgatcAAGGGTGCGGAGTTGAGCGTGGGGGATTTGTACACGATGAGCCCGAAAGGGGCTTACTACTACTTTGGTGGCTTCAATGTGGCTGCGATTGGGGCGTTGGTGGTTGGGGTTTTGCCTGTGGTTCCTGGTTTCTTGAATAAGCTTGGAATGTTGAGATCCGTTCCTCAACCGTTTGTGCTTATTTACAACAATGCTTGGTTCATTAGCTTCTTCTTAGCTGCCTTTGTGTACTGGCTATTGATCAAACTCACAGCTGCCTCATTCTCACACATTTCTGTTTATAATTgtcacacaaaataa